The genomic region CTCCCTGTTGGAATGAGGCGGCCATTATAGCACGGCGAATCCTGAGGGCAAATGTTTAATAACATTGAACAATTATTAGTTTGATTTGTATGCCATATTTTATTATTGTTGCGATTGGTAAAACCTCCAATCCAATCGCAAAAGGAAGCACTATTTATGGGTATGACTACGGCTCAAAAAATATTTGCGGCCCATCTGGTTGATGAGCCTTTTGCTGGCACCAAGGTGCTCAGCATCGACGTCGTGATGTGCCACGAGATCACGACCCCGATCGCCATCGCGGACCTCATGTCGCGCGGCAAGGACAGGGTTTTCGACCCCTCGAAGATCAAGGCGGTTATCGACCATGTGACTCCGAGCAAGGACTCCAAGACCGCCACCCAGGCGAAGATGCTGCGCGACTGGGCCAGGCGCCACGACATCAAGGACTTCTTCGATATTGGCGCCAACGGCGTCTGCCATGCGCTCTTCCCGGAGAAGGGTTTCATCCGCCCGGGGAACACGGTGATCATGGGTGATTCCCATACCTGCACCCACGGCGCCTTCGGGGCCTTCGCCGCCGGCGTCGGCACCACCGACCTTGAAGTGGGGATCCTGAAAGGGGTCTGCGCCTTCCGCGAGCCGAAGACCATCCGCGTCAACCTGAACGGCACCCTCCCCAAAGGGGTCTTCGCTAAGGACGCCATCCTGCGCGTGATCGGGCACCTGGGGGTGAACGGCGCCACCGACCGCGTCATCGAGTTCGGCGGTCCCATCGTGGCCCAGATGTCGATGGAATCCAGGATGACCCTCTGCAACATGGCGATCGAGGCGGGGGGCACCTCCGGCATCTGCATGCCGGACCAG from Citrifermentans bremense harbors:
- a CDS encoding 3-isopropylmalate dehydratase large subunit: MGMTTAQKIFAAHLVDEPFAGTKVLSIDVVMCHEITTPIAIADLMSRGKDRVFDPSKIKAVIDHVTPSKDSKTATQAKMLRDWARRHDIKDFFDIGANGVCHALFPEKGFIRPGNTVIMGDSHTCTHGAFGAFAAGVGTTDLEVGILKGVCAFREPKTIRVNLNGTLPKGVFAKDAILRVIGHLGVNGATDRVIEFGGPIVAQMSMESRMTLCNMAIEAGGTSGICMPDQVTVDYLWPFISGSFASKEEALAAYSVWCSDADAEYEQVIDLDLSDLAPLCTFGYKPDQVKSVAEMAGTQVDQVYLGSCTNGRLEDLRIAAQILKGKKIASNVRAILSPATPQIYKDAVAEGLIQIFMDAGFCVTNPTCGACLGMSNGVLAEGEVCASTTNRNFMGRMGKGGMVHLLSPATAAASAIEGMIADPRKYL